In one window of Bdellovibrio bacteriovorus W DNA:
- a CDS encoding excinuclease ABC subunit C (COG0322 Nuclease subunit of the excinuclease complex) has translation MASSSFEELRDRVKEFPQQSGVYLMKGHADKIIYIGKAKNLRSRVRSYFTDSKDHSPKTRLLVKNILEVEYILTKTEVEAFLLEASLIKKHRPKYNIRLRDDKAYPYIRFSWGDDFPRLYLARKVKKDGALYFGPYTSGYAVQGTIRFLNRTFKIRDCTDMVFKTRTRPCMTHQIGRCTAPCVSYISKEQYREELEGARLFLKGQNKKVVKALTERMMGAAEEEKFEVAARLRDSISAVKAILEKQAVINDTSEKDQDAVGFYGDERGCLIETVHIRSGRVIGTRPHFLPHIDPNSFTEDPREWLVDFLNQYYDDNFIPDEVLLALDIGNDMSKLMAEVLKERSGNKVSVRFATDERGRNLVAMANDNAQAHFEKYVSKSEEKIRGLEEIQAKLHLPEFPRRIECYDISTFQGAETVASQVVFEEGVPSKDNYRRYKIKTVQGVDDFASMYEVLSRRFKHFEYEDPQLIVIDGGKGQLSQAIKILEEIGRQDIPVVGLAKARTERDFQAQEVHSTEERFFLPGRANPVTFKSNSEALHILTGIRDEAHRFAITYHRKLRENTSLESELDYVVGLGEKRKKLLLTRFNSIDEIKGASAEEIAQIKTFNRVLAERVLLQLNDLEEEESEVEE, from the coding sequence ATGGCCTCAAGTAGTTTTGAGGAACTCAGAGACAGAGTGAAAGAATTCCCGCAGCAAAGCGGGGTCTATCTGATGAAAGGTCATGCGGATAAGATTATCTATATTGGCAAGGCTAAGAACTTACGCAGCCGCGTGCGCAGTTATTTCACGGATAGCAAAGATCATTCTCCAAAGACGCGTCTTTTAGTCAAAAATATTTTAGAGGTTGAATACATTCTAACAAAAACTGAAGTCGAAGCGTTTTTGTTAGAGGCCTCTTTAATTAAAAAGCACCGCCCTAAATATAATATCCGCCTGCGTGATGATAAGGCCTATCCTTATATTCGTTTCTCATGGGGGGATGACTTTCCTCGACTGTACTTGGCGCGCAAAGTGAAAAAAGATGGAGCCTTATATTTTGGTCCCTACACTTCAGGCTATGCGGTCCAGGGAACGATCCGCTTTTTAAATAGGACATTTAAAATTCGTGATTGCACGGATATGGTTTTTAAAACCCGTACACGTCCTTGCATGACTCATCAAATTGGTAGATGCACGGCCCCTTGTGTGAGCTATATTTCAAAAGAACAATATCGTGAAGAACTTGAAGGCGCGCGGTTGTTTCTTAAAGGGCAAAATAAAAAAGTTGTTAAAGCACTCACTGAAAGAATGATGGGGGCTGCTGAAGAAGAAAAATTTGAAGTCGCTGCAAGATTGCGAGATTCAATTTCAGCAGTGAAGGCTATTTTAGAAAAACAAGCCGTCATCAACGACACGTCAGAAAAAGATCAAGATGCGGTGGGCTTTTACGGAGACGAACGGGGCTGCCTGATCGAGACCGTGCATATTCGTTCAGGGAGAGTGATTGGCACAAGGCCTCACTTCTTGCCACATATTGATCCCAATAGCTTTACAGAAGATCCTCGTGAGTGGCTCGTGGACTTTTTAAATCAATACTATGATGACAACTTCATTCCTGATGAGGTGCTTTTAGCATTAGATATTGGGAACGATATGTCGAAGCTCATGGCCGAGGTTTTAAAAGAGCGTTCGGGAAACAAAGTCAGTGTGCGATTTGCAACCGATGAGCGTGGTCGTAACTTAGTAGCCATGGCTAACGACAACGCTCAAGCCCACTTTGAAAAGTATGTTTCAAAATCAGAAGAAAAAATTCGTGGTCTTGAAGAGATTCAAGCCAAGCTTCATCTGCCAGAGTTTCCTCGGCGCATAGAGTGTTATGATATCTCCACCTTCCAAGGAGCTGAGACCGTGGCGTCTCAGGTGGTCTTTGAAGAAGGGGTTCCGTCTAAAGATAACTATCGACGTTACAAAATAAAGACAGTGCAGGGGGTTGATGACTTTGCCTCTATGTACGAGGTTCTAAGTCGACGCTTTAAACACTTTGAGTATGAGGATCCTCAGTTGATTGTAATCGATGGTGGGAAAGGACAGCTCAGTCAGGCGATTAAGATTTTAGAAGAAATCGGTCGTCAGGACATTCCCGTAGTGGGGCTAGCGAAGGCACGAACGGAAAGAGACTTTCAGGCTCAAGAGGTTCATTCCACCGAAGAAAGATTCTTCCTTCCAGGGCGAGCTAATCCCGTGACATTTAAGTCCAATTCAGAGGCTTTGCACATTTTGACGGGGATTCGTGATGAAGCCCATCGTTTTGCCATTACGTATCATCGCAAGCTTCGAGAAAATACATCTTTAGAGAGTGAATTGGATTATGTCGTGGGGCTTGGAGAGAAAAGAAAAAAACTTCTTTTGACTCGATTTAACTCTATTGATGAAATAAAGGGCGCTAGTGCAGAGGAAATCGCGCAGATCAAGACTTTCAATCGAGTTTTGGCAGAACGTGTGCTTTTGCAATTAAACGATCTTGAAGAAGAAGAGTCCGAGGTTGAAGAGTGA
- a CDS encoding excinuclease ABC subunit B (COG0556 Helicase subunit of the DNA excision repair complex) codes for MASPYKKNFTLVSDFKPAGDQPEAIKNILENFKAGLKYQTLLGVTGSGKTFTMAHTIAQLNQPALILAPNKTLAAQIYAEMKELFPQNAVEYFVSYYDYYQPEAYIPSTDTYIEKDSAINEQIDRMRHSATRSLFDRRDVIIVSSVSCIYGLGSPEAYEGMMIQVMSNTSMKRDHLLRELIRIQYQRNNVDFSRGTVRVRGDNVEVFPPYEEDRAIRIEFFGDFIERLSWVDPLTGQVLEELDQIGIYPGSHHVTSEDNLQKAIRTIQDELREQLVQLKQEMKPLEAQRLEQRTYYDIEMMEQMGFCQGIENYSRHMTGRGPGEPPPTLLEYFPQEFVTFIDESHVTVPQLGGMYRGDRARKQTLVEHGFRLPSALDNRPLNFQEFEKMVDKVVYVSATPGNYELERSEGVIVEQIIRPTGLIDPQVEVRPVRHQVDDLLKEIRDRVKKQERVLITTLTKRSAEDLTEYYENLGVKVKYLHSEVKTVERTEILRDLRLGVFDVLVGINLLREGLDIPEVSLVGITDADKEGFLRSERSLIQTIGRAARNVNGRVILYGDTVTESMAKAMRETDRRRAIQEEYNRQHGITPQTVRKRIKEGLGEVFDGTLQATILAGENKAQAAYHKFSNKPDQIQVEIEKLRAKMKEYSANLEFEEAAKIRDEIKRLQITELSIRSGEVETESAEVLKDGLK; via the coding sequence ATGGCATCTCCCTATAAAAAGAACTTTACCCTTGTCTCTGACTTTAAGCCTGCGGGTGATCAGCCAGAGGCGATTAAAAACATCCTTGAAAACTTCAAAGCCGGTTTGAAGTATCAAACTCTCCTCGGAGTGACGGGTTCAGGGAAGACATTCACAATGGCGCACACAATCGCACAATTAAATCAGCCCGCTCTGATTTTGGCGCCAAATAAAACTCTGGCAGCGCAGATCTACGCAGAGATGAAAGAACTCTTTCCGCAAAATGCCGTAGAATATTTTGTGAGCTATTACGATTACTACCAGCCAGAGGCTTACATCCCATCTACAGATACCTATATCGAAAAAGACTCTGCGATCAATGAGCAGATTGATCGGATGCGCCACTCAGCGACGCGATCTTTGTTTGATCGTCGCGATGTGATTATTGTGAGCTCGGTTTCCTGTATCTACGGTCTAGGTTCACCAGAGGCCTATGAAGGCATGATGATTCAGGTAATGTCGAATACTTCAATGAAGCGCGATCATCTCTTGCGTGAGTTGATTCGCATTCAGTATCAGCGTAACAATGTGGATTTTTCGCGGGGGACGGTGCGCGTTCGTGGTGATAATGTGGAAGTTTTTCCTCCTTACGAAGAGGATCGCGCGATTCGCATCGAGTTCTTTGGCGACTTTATCGAAAGACTTTCTTGGGTGGACCCTCTGACGGGCCAAGTTTTAGAAGAGCTGGATCAGATTGGTATCTATCCAGGAAGCCATCACGTCACAAGTGAAGACAACCTGCAAAAAGCGATTCGTACGATTCAAGATGAATTGCGTGAACAGTTGGTTCAGTTAAAGCAAGAGATGAAACCCCTTGAGGCGCAAAGACTTGAACAAAGAACTTATTATGACATCGAGATGATGGAGCAGATGGGTTTTTGTCAGGGGATTGAAAACTATTCCCGCCATATGACGGGTAGAGGTCCCGGCGAGCCACCTCCAACGCTATTGGAGTACTTTCCTCAAGAGTTCGTAACTTTTATTGATGAGTCCCACGTGACCGTTCCGCAGCTGGGTGGAATGTATCGTGGCGACCGAGCTCGTAAGCAAACATTGGTGGAGCATGGATTTAGACTGCCTTCGGCACTAGACAATAGACCTCTTAACTTTCAAGAGTTTGAAAAAATGGTGGATAAGGTTGTCTATGTCTCTGCCACTCCAGGAAATTATGAACTTGAAAGATCTGAAGGGGTGATTGTCGAGCAGATCATTCGTCCGACAGGTTTGATTGACCCTCAAGTCGAGGTGCGCCCCGTGCGCCATCAGGTCGACGATCTTTTAAAGGAAATTCGCGACCGAGTGAAGAAGCAAGAGCGGGTTTTAATCACAACGCTTACGAAGCGCTCCGCCGAAGATCTCACGGAGTATTATGAAAATCTGGGCGTGAAGGTGAAGTACCTTCATAGCGAGGTGAAAACAGTTGAACGAACTGAGATTCTAAGAGACTTGCGATTAGGAGTTTTTGACGTTCTTGTGGGGATCAATCTTTTACGAGAAGGGTTAGATATTCCAGAGGTAAGTCTTGTTGGGATAACGGATGCTGATAAAGAGGGATTCCTAAGATCAGAGAGATCTTTGATTCAAACCATTGGACGAGCTGCGAGAAACGTCAACGGGCGTGTGATTTTGTATGGAGATACGGTGACTGAGAGCATGGCAAAAGCTATGCGAGAAACAGATCGTCGCCGAGCCATTCAAGAAGAGTACAACCGTCAGCATGGAATCACTCCTCAGACTGTGCGTAAGCGTATTAAAGAAGGTTTGGGTGAGGTCTTTGATGGCACCCTGCAGGCAACCATTCTGGCGGGAGAGAACAAGGCTCAGGCTGCTTATCATAAATTTTCGAACAAGCCTGATCAGATTCAGGTCGAGATTGAGAAGTTACGTGCTAAGATGAAAGAGTACTCTGCCAATCTTGAATTTGAAGAGGCTGCTAAGATTCGCGATGAAATCAAGCGACTGCAAATCACCGAACTTTCGATTCGCAGTGGTGAAGTGGAGACAGAAAGTGCGGAGGTCCTAAAGGATGGCCTCAAGTAG
- a CDS encoding penicillin G acylase precursor (COG2366 Protein related to penicillin acylase), translated as MPIQSPEAEDGVMSRSIQKTKVLLLGVILFVAIGIYSGVQFLRSSLAPTTGELQLPILESPVSITRDRFGIPHIEAANKLDALRALGFTMASERLFQLEISRRLTNGRLSEVLGESTLEFDKLYRSLLLRPTAERMIAHEKANGTFDETLWTEMEAYFEGVNYYAAHFPLPYEFTLLQFKPEPFSPLDAYVMTGHMAFSFATALTADPLMTELASLLPEEKFHELRNEVPDTAVKISQTRPSEKLHTSVALDLPKGFAFFEGSNAWLLDRRLSKSAENIFANDPHIAYSLPAVWFEAHLKTPDFEIYGHYLPLIPFAVLGHNHDKAWGFTMTLTDDMDLYRETLDRQNKTAIFKNQEEPYKETLEEILVKGEKEPVRLSIIETSHGPVLDYVLQKDLALKWSFHRVENNTMKALQKMNDSKDIKEFEEALKFATAPGLNVMYSDKKNIAWWMFGDIALKANPNSDLVLDGSSGEDEYVRYLNWDEKPHSVNPTEGIIVSANARPQGLRKDIRGDWQSADRYETILESLQAQKKWSAEETMALQVANKNHMTKKIMAVLLSALQAGNTHLHTEAYNSLSQWNLENLDNSKAPTFYSLWLNEIVKLLLEEVPEDLQVAYLKTPYAWMFLERTLLNPQANWWTGKNQVHLINEAFAKMLQHPDAHKTWSKVHTLEYVHPLGRIKPLNYIFNLGPYGISGAYNDINNQKMSRLGDGFKVVAGPSTRRVIDFKDTAHSWGINPVGNSGHMLSSHYKDQVGLFINSKHRPQLLNIEDVEKENTGVLKLVP; from the coding sequence TTGCCAATCCAAAGTCCCGAGGCAGAAGATGGAGTTATGAGTCGATCTATACAAAAAACCAAAGTTCTCCTCTTAGGCGTTATCCTCTTCGTGGCTATTGGCATTTACTCTGGCGTTCAATTCCTGCGCTCCTCTTTAGCTCCAACCACTGGCGAACTTCAGTTGCCGATCTTAGAGTCCCCTGTGAGCATCACTCGAGATCGTTTCGGCATTCCACATATTGAAGCTGCCAATAAACTCGATGCGCTTCGCGCTCTAGGATTTACCATGGCAAGCGAAAGACTTTTCCAACTAGAAATCTCGCGCCGACTCACCAATGGCCGCTTGAGCGAAGTCTTGGGAGAAAGTACCCTTGAGTTCGATAAACTCTATCGCAGCCTTCTTCTCCGTCCCACGGCCGAAAGAATGATTGCTCATGAAAAGGCGAACGGCACCTTTGATGAAACTCTTTGGACTGAAATGGAAGCATATTTTGAAGGTGTGAACTATTACGCCGCCCACTTCCCCCTCCCCTACGAGTTTACCCTTTTGCAATTTAAACCTGAGCCCTTTTCACCCTTGGATGCCTACGTCATGACCGGCCATATGGCATTTTCTTTTGCCACCGCCCTGACGGCCGACCCTCTGATGACAGAGCTTGCTTCGCTACTGCCTGAAGAAAAATTCCATGAGTTGCGCAACGAAGTACCAGACACAGCCGTTAAAATCTCTCAAACACGCCCTTCTGAAAAACTGCACACTTCTGTGGCCTTGGATCTGCCGAAGGGTTTTGCTTTTTTTGAAGGCAGCAACGCGTGGCTTTTAGATCGTCGCCTTTCTAAGAGTGCAGAAAATATTTTTGCAAATGATCCACACATTGCCTATAGCCTTCCGGCCGTATGGTTTGAAGCTCATTTGAAGACGCCAGACTTTGAAATTTATGGCCACTATCTTCCGCTCATTCCGTTTGCTGTCTTAGGCCATAATCATGACAAAGCTTGGGGTTTTACGATGACCTTAACAGACGATATGGATTTGTATCGCGAGACACTGGATCGTCAGAACAAAACGGCCATCTTCAAAAACCAAGAAGAGCCCTACAAAGAAACACTCGAAGAGATTCTTGTTAAGGGTGAAAAAGAACCCGTGCGCTTAAGTATTATTGAAACTTCCCATGGCCCTGTACTTGATTACGTTCTACAAAAGGATCTGGCTCTAAAGTGGTCCTTTCATCGCGTTGAAAACAACACGATGAAAGCTCTACAAAAAATGAATGATTCTAAAGACATTAAAGAATTTGAAGAAGCCTTAAAATTTGCAACGGCACCTGGCTTAAATGTGATGTATTCAGATAAGAAAAATATAGCATGGTGGATGTTCGGCGACATTGCCTTAAAAGCAAATCCCAACTCGGACTTAGTCCTTGATGGCTCTAGCGGTGAAGATGAGTATGTTCGCTATCTTAATTGGGATGAAAAACCTCATTCTGTGAACCCCACCGAAGGGATCATTGTCTCTGCCAATGCCCGCCCTCAAGGACTCCGCAAAGACATCCGCGGCGACTGGCAATCCGCCGATCGCTATGAAACCATTCTTGAAAGCCTCCAAGCCCAAAAGAAATGGTCCGCAGAAGAAACAATGGCTTTGCAAGTCGCTAATAAAAACCATATGACAAAAAAAATCATGGCGGTTTTACTTTCAGCTCTTCAAGCCGGCAATACGCATCTTCACACCGAAGCCTATAACTCTTTGTCACAATGGAATTTAGAAAATCTCGACAACTCTAAGGCCCCTACATTTTATTCTTTATGGTTGAATGAAATTGTAAAACTTCTTCTTGAAGAAGTCCCTGAAGACCTACAAGTGGCTTATTTGAAAACACCTTATGCTTGGATGTTTTTAGAGAGAACTCTTTTAAACCCACAGGCCAATTGGTGGACTGGAAAAAATCAAGTGCATCTCATCAATGAAGCCTTTGCAAAAATGCTCCAACACCCAGATGCGCACAAAACTTGGAGCAAAGTTCACACGTTAGAGTATGTGCATCCGCTAGGAAGAATAAAGCCCCTAAATTATATCTTTAATTTAGGACCTTATGGAATCTCGGGAGCTTACAACGATATCAATAATCAAAAGATGTCCCGTCTTGGTGACGGCTTTAAAGTCGTGGCTGGGCCGTCAACTCGCCGAGTGATTGATTTTAAAGACACAGCTCATTCTTGGGGAATCAACCCTGTTGGAAATTCAGGCCATATGCTTTCTTCACACTATAAAGACCAAGTGGGCCTATTTATAAATTCCAAACACCGCCCCCAACTGCTCAATATAGAGGACGTTGAAAAAGAAAATACGGGAGTTCTAAAACTCGTTCCTTAA
- a CDS encoding hypothetical protein (COG1837 Predicted RNA-binding protein (contains KH domain)): MEQIRDLLESAIKKIVPYPDEVQISYEQGAKTVVYKVDCTQRNFAFLLGSKGRTIDALRVLANVMTSKAYGMRAIIEVPFFRPDKYEAKVSTPTERENIEE, from the coding sequence GTGGAGCAGATTAGGGACCTATTAGAAAGCGCGATCAAAAAAATTGTGCCCTATCCTGATGAAGTTCAGATTTCCTATGAGCAGGGGGCTAAAACAGTTGTTTATAAGGTAGATTGTACGCAGAGAAATTTTGCATTTCTTTTGGGATCAAAGGGAAGAACGATAGATGCACTGAGAGTTCTGGCCAATGTGATGACTTCCAAAGCCTATGGGATGCGTGCGATTATCGAAGTTCCATTTTTTAGGCCTGATAAATATGAGGCAAAGGTTTCGACGCCCACAGAACGGGAAAATATTGAAGAGTAG
- a CDS encoding hypothetical protein (COG0215 Cysteinyl-tRNA synthetase) — protein MSLKIYNSQSRQLEEFQPLNPGKVKMYVCGPTVYNFLHVGNFRGVVFFNLVRNWLKHLGYDVTYALNFTDVDDKIIQRAQELGMEPKELTEKYIAEYKKDFASLGLTPHDLNPKVTENMTEIVEMVSELISKKKAYESQGDVLYSIESFPEYGKLSGRNPEELQAGARVEVDEKKKSPLDFALWKAAKPGEVSWPSPWGPGRPGWHIECSAMIHKVLGEQIDIHGGGMDLIFPHHENEIAQSEGCTGKHFVKYWMHNNMLNFGGQKMSKSLGNLVTMREFLETNSAELYKWMMLTVHYRTMSDFSDAAIERSVSGLARVYSALAMAEFYLQQDGETKVDPSFDKEVETHWNRIEMALNDDFATPEAFASLFEMVRIFNNQVRRGMKVNPAIKGKAQSFQAFVKRFGTLLALFQEPAQNFLTMLDDMLLAKLNVERSMVDSIVAERKAARDAKDFEASDRLRQKLSDLGISVSDSPEGTFWEVAK, from the coding sequence ATGTCTTTGAAAATTTACAACTCTCAGTCACGACAGCTTGAAGAATTTCAACCCTTGAATCCTGGGAAAGTTAAAATGTACGTCTGCGGACCTACAGTTTATAACTTCCTACACGTTGGAAACTTTCGTGGAGTTGTGTTTTTTAATTTAGTTCGAAATTGGCTTAAGCATTTGGGTTATGACGTGACCTATGCCCTGAACTTTACAGACGTGGATGATAAGATCATTCAACGCGCTCAAGAGTTGGGAATGGAGCCAAAAGAACTCACTGAGAAGTATATTGCCGAATATAAAAAAGATTTCGCGTCTTTGGGGTTAACTCCTCATGATCTGAACCCAAAGGTTACAGAAAACATGACCGAGATCGTAGAGATGGTTTCTGAACTTATCTCTAAGAAGAAGGCTTATGAATCTCAAGGTGATGTTCTTTATTCGATCGAATCATTTCCTGAGTATGGAAAATTGAGCGGTCGCAATCCAGAAGAGTTACAAGCTGGTGCCAGAGTTGAAGTGGACGAGAAGAAGAAAAGCCCATTGGATTTTGCTCTTTGGAAAGCCGCAAAGCCTGGGGAAGTTTCTTGGCCATCGCCATGGGGGCCGGGCAGACCAGGCTGGCACATCGAGTGCTCGGCGATGATTCATAAAGTCCTAGGAGAGCAAATTGATATTCACGGTGGGGGGATGGATCTTATTTTCCCACATCATGAAAATGAAATTGCTCAGAGTGAGGGCTGCACTGGGAAGCACTTTGTAAAGTACTGGATGCATAATAATATGCTGAACTTTGGCGGACAGAAAATGTCGAAGTCTTTAGGGAACCTCGTTACTATGCGCGAGTTCTTAGAGACAAATAGTGCTGAGCTTTATAAGTGGATGATGTTAACGGTTCATTATCGCACGATGAGTGATTTCAGTGATGCGGCTATTGAAAGATCGGTGAGTGGACTGGCGAGGGTGTACTCTGCGCTTGCTATGGCTGAATTCTATCTCCAGCAAGATGGGGAAACAAAAGTAGATCCTTCTTTTGATAAAGAAGTTGAGACCCATTGGAATCGCATTGAAATGGCATTGAATGATGATTTTGCAACACCTGAGGCTTTTGCATCACTTTTTGAGATGGTTCGCATTTTCAATAATCAAGTGCGCCGTGGAATGAAAGTGAATCCAGCGATTAAGGGCAAGGCACAGTCTTTCCAAGCTTTCGTGAAAAGATTTGGAACTCTTTTAGCTCTATTCCAAGAGCCTGCGCAAAATTTCCTAACTATGTTAGATGATATGCTTTTAGCAAAACTTAATGTCGAAAGGTCTATGGTGGACTCTATCGTTGCCGAGAGGAAGGCTGCGAGGGATGCAAAAGACTTTGAGGCGTCAGATAGACTGCGCCAAAAGCTTTCTGACTTGGGAATTTCCGTCAGTGACTCGCCAGAGGGTACTTTCTGGGAAGTTGCTAAATAG
- a CDS encoding glutamyl-tRNA synthetase (COG0008 Glutamyl- and glutaminyl-tRNA synthetases), which yields MTTAKSNIRVRFAPSPTGYLHVGGARTALYNYLFAKKQGGEFILRIEDTDEARSTQESLRGVVDDLVWLGLMWDEGVDPVTLKDVGPNGPYRQSERLSIYKEIADQLLNSGKAYYCFLTDEELEKQREAAKAAGRPPQVNSPYQDWSLEKAKEHLAAGNKGVVRFKTKGLAKDYTFTDLVRGDVRFPSDMVGDFVLLRSDGMPVYNFCCVVDDYLMKISHVLRAEEHLPNTLRQMMIYEAMSWEIPQFGHMALILDEDRQKLSKRKGAVACGQLKEEGYLASAVLNFIALLGWSHPEGKEIMSVQDMMAAFDVSRLNPAGAIFDRVKFKWMNSMHLRALSNADLWKAIQPFLARENMQLPQDTHWQERSVEVFKTSMETLVDAIELYRPLNDASYVIHPESEEVLKWESSKAVLEAWKNLLIGFAGDYMTEEQFLKLQDQVKEQTGAKGKHLFMPIRVAVIGKPQGTELKILVPLMKKSSLVARAEQALANT from the coding sequence ATGACAACAGCTAAATCAAATATTCGCGTGCGTTTTGCCCCATCACCCACTGGTTATCTTCACGTCGGTGGCGCAAGAACAGCCCTTTACAACTATCTATTCGCAAAAAAACAGGGCGGCGAATTTATTCTCAGAATTGAAGACACGGATGAAGCAAGATCTACTCAAGAATCTTTGCGTGGAGTTGTGGACGATCTCGTTTGGTTAGGTCTGATGTGGGATGAAGGCGTAGATCCAGTGACTTTAAAAGACGTCGGCCCTAATGGTCCCTATCGCCAAAGTGAAAGACTTTCGATCTATAAAGAAATCGCGGATCAGTTATTGAACTCTGGAAAAGCTTACTATTGCTTTTTGACGGATGAGGAGCTTGAAAAACAGCGTGAAGCGGCAAAGGCAGCAGGTCGTCCTCCGCAAGTCAACTCTCCTTACCAAGATTGGTCTTTAGAAAAAGCAAAAGAGCACTTAGCTGCGGGCAATAAAGGTGTTGTGCGCTTTAAAACCAAAGGTCTTGCAAAAGATTATACATTCACAGATTTAGTACGTGGAGATGTGCGCTTTCCTTCGGATATGGTGGGGGACTTTGTTCTTCTAAGATCAGATGGAATGCCTGTTTATAACTTCTGCTGTGTGGTGGATGATTACTTGATGAAAATCTCTCACGTGCTTCGCGCGGAAGAGCATTTACCAAATACACTTCGTCAGATGATGATTTACGAAGCGATGAGCTGGGAAATTCCTCAGTTCGGTCACATGGCCTTGATCTTAGATGAAGATCGTCAAAAACTTTCTAAGCGTAAAGGGGCTGTGGCTTGTGGACAGCTCAAAGAAGAGGGCTATCTTGCTTCTGCGGTATTAAACTTTATCGCTCTTTTAGGATGGTCGCATCCTGAAGGAAAAGAGATCATGTCGGTTCAAGATATGATGGCGGCTTTTGATGTTTCTCGATTAAATCCGGCTGGCGCTATCTTTGATCGCGTGAAATTCAAATGGATGAACTCGATGCACTTGCGTGCTTTGTCGAACGCGGATTTGTGGAAGGCCATTCAGCCGTTCCTGGCTCGCGAGAATATGCAGCTTCCGCAAGACACTCATTGGCAGGAGCGCTCAGTTGAGGTCTTTAAAACTTCGATGGAAACACTGGTGGATGCAATTGAGCTGTATCGTCCATTGAACGATGCCTCTTACGTGATTCATCCTGAGTCTGAGGAAGTTTTAAAATGGGAAAGCTCAAAGGCTGTGCTTGAAGCATGGAAAAACCTTCTTATTGGATTTGCTGGCGACTACATGACTGAAGAGCAGTTCTTGAAACTTCAAGATCAAGTGAAAGAGCAAACTGGAGCAAAAGGGAAGCATCTCTTTATGCCAATTCGTGTTGCCGTCATCGGGAAGCCTCAAGGAACAGAGTTGAAAATTCTTGTGCCTTTGATGAAAAAATCATCTCTAGTGGCAAGAGCAGAACAAGCTTTGGCGAATACTTAA
- a CDS encoding putative CarD-like transcriptional regulator (COG1329 Transcriptional regulators, similar to M. xanthus CarD), producing MQTFNIGDNAVYPGYGVVKVVSIETKEMLGSKTTFYNMQLVDSGLKIMIPTTNVKSAGLRPIISKDEASRVVGILKEKDVKIDNQTWNRRYREYMEKIKTGSVFEIAEVLRDLFLLKADKELSFGERKMLDAARSLLLKELTLATSQEELFQEEEVKAIFGVTA from the coding sequence ATGCAGACGTTTAATATCGGTGATAATGCAGTTTATCCCGGCTATGGCGTTGTTAAAGTGGTTTCTATTGAAACCAAGGAAATGTTGGGTTCTAAAACCACATTTTACAATATGCAGTTAGTGGATTCAGGCCTGAAGATCATGATTCCTACTACGAATGTGAAGTCTGCAGGACTTCGCCCAATTATCTCTAAAGACGAAGCGTCTCGCGTTGTTGGTATCCTTAAAGAAAAGGATGTAAAAATCGACAACCAAACTTGGAATCGCCGTTACCGTGAGTACATGGAGAAGATCAAGACGGGTTCTGTTTTTGAGATTGCTGAAGTTTTACGCGATTTATTCCTCCTTAAGGCAGATAAAGAGCTTTCTTTCGGTGAAAGAAAGATGCTTGATGCTGCTCGCAGCTTATTATTGAAAGAGCTGACATTAGCTACTAGCCAAGAAGAGCTTTTCCAAGAAGAAGAGGTAAAAGCGATCTTCGGAGTGACAGCTTAA